The sequence below is a genomic window from Selenomonas ruminantium subsp. lactilytica TAM6421.
ACTTTCTACTATTCGGACGTGATTCACCTGCGTCAGGATTATGGCGAGAATGATGTGTTCGGCAGTTCCAATATGGAGATGCTCAAACCGTTGATGGAAGTCATCAATGCCACAGACCAGGGCATGGTTTCCAGCATCAAGAACAGCGCTACTATCCGTTGGCTGCTGAAGTTCAAATCTCCTCTGGCTGAGCCGGATAAGAAGAGACAGGTGGAAATGTTCGCCAAAGCCTTCCTTGACCAGTCAGAGAACAGCACTGGCGTGGCCGCTGTCGATACCAAGGCTGATGCCGAGCAGATTCACCCTGATGATAAACTGCCGAATGCGGCGCAGATGGACAGGGCGTTGAACCGCATCTATAACATCTTCGGCACCAATGAGGCCATTGTTCAATCGAAATATGATGAAGACCAATGGAACGCCTATTACGAGTCGGAGATTGAGCCTTTTGCTACGCAGTTTTCTCATGAACTGACCCGCAAGATTTTCTCCCGGCGAGAACGCGCTCATGGGAACCGTATTGTTTTTGAAACTTCCAGCCTGCAATATGCCAGCATGGCCAACAAGCTGAATCTGGTGCAGATGGTGGACCGTGGCAGTATGACACCGAACGAGTGGCGAAAGGTATTGAACCTTGGGCCCATCGAGGACGGCGATACACCTATCCGGCGATTGGATACGGCTCAGGTTACAGATGGCAAAACTGCGGAAGGGGGTGACGAATAATGCAGACGACAATAGAACAGGCCACAACCATCACCAAGCAAGGGAATAGAGGGAAACTCTATTTCTATGGTGATATCGTCAGTAGCTGGTGGGGGGCTTGGGATAATACAGACCAATACCCGGAACGCATCAGGGATTTCCTGTCCGGCCAGACAGGCCCGCTGGATATCTACATCAATTCTGCGGGCGGCAGCGTATGCGCCTGCATGGCCATCTACAATATGCTTTCCCGTTATCAGGGAGAGAAGGTTGTCTATGTAGATGGTTTGGCGGCATCGGCGGCTTCCGTCATAGCACTGGCCGGGGATAAGGTAATCATTCCGGAAAATGCGTTCTTCATGATTCATCATGCCTGGACAAGTGCCGTGGGCAATGTCAATGAGCTGGAGAATGTGGTGGGAATGCTCCGCTCTATGGACGATGCGATGCTGTCTGTTTACGAAGCGGCTGCAGCTATCAGCCGGGATCAAATCATTGAGTACATGGATATGGAAAAATGGTTCACCGGGGCTGAGGCGGCGGAAGCATTCCATAAGATTTCTACCATGCCGGCGGCTGAAATTGCGGCAAAGGCTGACGATGACGCCATGGCACGGTTCAAGAATATCCCACCGGGATTGTGGTTGGCTGAGCAGAAAGCAAAAGCTGCCGTAGAAGTGGAACGGGAGCGGCTGGCGCTCCTGGATATGAAAGGAGGTTGTCGGTCATGACGCCGGAAGAACTTAAACGGTATCGGGAAGGTGCTCAGGTAAATCCTGAGGTCAAAGCCGATACTGGCAAGAAGGAGAAGAAGGGTGCTGACAAGAGTGCCGATAAGAGCACAGAGAAGGGAGACAAAGAAAAATGAACTACGAAGATTACAAAGCCCAGAGAGATGAACTGATGGCTCAGGCCAAAGCAGCGCTTGACGCTGGCAAGGTGGACGAAGCCAAAAAGGCTCGTGCCTCCATTGAAGAATTGGACACTGCCTATGAGGCAGCGCAGGCAGAAGCTGCCAACTTGGCGGCATTGGAAACTGGCGTGGCTAAACCTGCTGCCCCGGTAGCGCCACAGGCTATTAAGGCTGCAGTGGCCGGTCCTGTGGTGGCTGTTGCTCCTGCTGTCGATGAGGGCAAAGCTCGTGAGGAGATGTATCGCACGGCTTTTGCCAAAACGCTGATGAAGCGGACTTTGACTGCTGATGAAAGTGATATTTTCGCCCAGGTCAATCATGGTGCTTTTGCTACGGTGGCTAATAAGGCATCTGGCAATCAGGTGGTTATCCCGACCACCATGAAGCAGGAGATTTGGCAGGAAATGGCCGAGCTTCACCCCATCATTGGCGAAGTAGATTTCACCGATGTACCGGGCAATCTGGAAATCCCCAAAGAAACCGGCAACAGCGGCGATGCGGCATGGGTGGATGAAGACACTGCAGCTACCAGCGGAACGTTGAGCCTCAGTAATATAACGCTGGCTGGCCATGAACTGGTCAAGGCCATCACGGTGTCCTGGAAGCTCAAGACCATGAGCATTGACGCTTTCCTGACCTACATCACGACCAAGATTGCGGAACGCATGGGCGCTGCCATCGCCAACGCCATTGTCAGCGGTAAGGGCATTCCGGGCGTGGGTGACACCTTCAAGGCACAGCCTTATGGCATCATCACCCGCCTGAAGGGTGAAACCAACACCCCGCAGGTAGTGACCTATACGCATGGTGGCAGTGTGGCTTATGCCAATATCACGGCGGCTCTGGGCAAAATCAAGTCCGGCTATATGGACGGTGTGAAGATTTACGCCAAGAACTCCGATATCTGGAATCAGCTGGCCAACATCACCACCACGCAGAAACAGCCCATCTTTATTCCTGACCCCACGGGACAGACCATTGGCCGTCTCTTTGGCCGGGAAGTTGTGGAAGAAGATGCAATTCCGACAGGCTCCTTCCTGATCGGCAACGTGCGTCGCGCCTATGTGATGAACCGCAATCAGGATGTGTCCATCTACACCGAAGAACATACGCTGGCCCGCAGCACGGATTATATGGGCTATGCTATTCTTGACGGCGATTTGCTCACCACCAAGGCTTTTGTTCTCATTAAAGAAGCAGCATCTTAAGGAAAGGAGGCGGCAGTGATGGATATGACCTTGTTAAAGCAGCATCTGCGCATTGACGGGAATGAGGAGGATGAACTGCTTCAAAGTTACATCGATGCCGCCGAACTCCTGATTCGCCGGGAGACGGGCAAGAATTATGTGCTGGATGCTGGTGAATATGTGGATATTGCTGGGGATATGCTCTTCCAGCAGGCGGTGAAGATGCTGGTGGCTCATTGGTATGAGTGCAGGCAGCCACTTGCTACGGCGGTGGTCGAGGTGCCTTTTGCCGTAACGCAGTTGACCAGCCAGATAGCTATGGGTGGTGCTTATTATGCGGAAGATGAATCCGCTGAGGAAACGGAGGGAGATCCATGAGAATGAAAGGTACTCTGATGAGAATGAAAGGTACTCTGATGAGAACGACCATGGATGACCTCACGGAACGAATCAGCATTGTCTATCATGCCAGGACGCGGGATTCCTGCGGCAACATTGTAGACGGTGAAGATGAAGTCCGCTGCATGGTATGGGCCAAGGTTTATCCTTATGGGGCACGTATTCAGGAGGGCGTGGAGCGAATGAACCAGGTGGACTACCGGGTGGTGGTTCGCTACCGTACCGATATCCTGCCGGATGATGAAGTGCTCTGGCGGGGAAAGCGGCTGCGCATGATAAAACCTGCCTATGATGCAGAATCTGCCCGTACATGGACGGTGCTGGAGTGTCAGGAGGTGTTGGCTGATGGGGCGGCAACGTAAAAATCATTATCGTGATAAAAGCTTTTCCCGTGGGCATGTGAGCACCGCCAAGACCGAGCAAGTGCTTAAGGAACTGGGGAATCATGTTCTTGATGCGGCAAAGACGGCTTTAGGCCAGGCGGCTGAGGCTGTTGTCCGGGATGCCAAAAGTCGGTGCCCTGTTTATGCGGGACACAAGAAAAATGGCAGGACCTATATGGCAGCCGGAGTGAATCCGGGAGCATTGCGCGACTCCATCAAGGCAGAACCGAACAGCAAGGGAACAGTCTACAAAATCAGCGCTGATGCAAAATCTAAAGATGGTTTCCTCTATGGCCAGATTGTGGAATTCTCCCCGCGGGTGAATCGGCCGTTCTTGTATCCGGCGTTGGAGGCAAATAGGGAAATGGTGATAAGAAGCGTATCGGATGCTATTCGGCAGGCAATAGCAAGGGGGAGGTAACGTGGAGACTATTGAACTTGAAGCACAAGTTTATACGGCGTTGACCAATGATTCAGCCTTGGTTGCATTGCTGGCTAAGGGAGCGAAATCCGTATACCATTTACAGGCCCCAGGGGATAAAGAAGACCGTTGCCCATTTCTGGTTTATACCCCCATTTCCGATGTTCCGGCATTAGCTGGAGATGATGGGGAAATCAGTCATCGAGTGACAGTCAGAATTCATATCACCACGCTGGATGGTCAGTATGGTGGTATCTATCGGCAAGTTCATCGGATTATGGAGGGACTGGGCTTTTTTAGAGTTCAGGCCATTCCTTATATGGAAAATGGTGAAAAAACATTAATTGTAGATTACAGGATAGGAGTTGATTCAACGTGGCAACAGTAGGTCTCAAAAATTTGTATTATGCGACTCTGTCCAGCGATACTTCCAGTGGTGTCACATATGGCACGCCTGTGAAGATTGCAGGGGCTGTCAGTGTGGATATGAATCCGAGCGTGAATTTCGCCACGCTCTACGGCGATGATGCGCCTTTCGCTGCAGATTCTTCCATGTCTGAAATCACTGTGACGGTGGAATCCTGCGACTTGAAGCTGGAGGATCAGGCGGCTCTGCTGGGCCATACTGTGAATTCCACCACCAAGCAGCTGGAGGCCAAGGCTTCTGATACGGCACCTTATGTGGCGCTCATGTTTGAAGCCAAGAAACATAACGGGAATACCCGCTATGTGAAGCTCCTGAAAGGCAAGTTTGCTCCCACACAGGAGACCATGCAAACCAAGGGCGAGTCGGTCACTTATACCACGCCCAAGCTGGAAGGTCGCTTCGTGGCCAGAGAGTACGATGGTGCCTGGAAGCGTGTCGCAGATAGCGACAACACGGAAAGCGCGACTTTGATTGCAGGATGGTATTCGGCAGTAGAGCCGTCTTGATGATGTTGGGCGGCAGGATGAATACCTGCCGCTGTTTTCTTTGAGGTGAATGGTATGGCAATGAAGAAAGAAATGGTAATTCCCAGTATGACACTGATCGATGGTAGAGAAGTAACTCTGCCCAGGCCAAATATGAAAATGTGGCGCCGGGTGGCGGAATATGATGAGCTGGACAAAACTGACTGGACTATATCCAAGCTCATGACAGAGCACGCTGCAGTGATTGCAGAGATGTTCGGTCTGGAATCTGCTGATGATATGGACCCTGCCGATGTGCTGCCCATGTATATGGAGGCGGCGGGCTATGTTATCGGCGTGGCAAATGAGAAATTGAAGAAGCTCCCAAACGCCGAAGCGGAGGAAGGGTAATAGACCTTTCTCCGTATGAGCAAATGCTCCGGCTCTATGCCAGGTATCAGGAAGCATACGGCTGGACAGTACGGGAGATAGATGAAACCGATATGGGCTTCCTGCTGGATCAGCTGTGTGTCCTTGAGCGCATAGAGGCTGGCAAAGATGAAGCGTATATAGACGATATTCTGTGAGGTGAGGGCATGGCTAAGAAGGACGCGATGGGGCAGGAGGTGGATTCCCTCTACCTGTCCTTGGGGCTCAATGTTGCAGACTTGGAGATGGGCTTTCAGACGGCCGGGCAGACTGTCCGGCAGGCTATGTCCAGGCTTAATAGTGAAGCTAATCAGATAAGACTCAAGGCGGATATTGATGTGACCCGCTTGGAAGCAGCAGGAAAGTCCGTGGAGGCATTGAAGGCTCGTGAAAAAGCACTCAATGATGAATTGGCGGTGCAGCAGAAAAAGCTGGAAATATTGAATCGGGCTTACCAAGCCAATGCCAAAACTTATGGGACAGACCATTCGCTGACCAGAGGAGTGGATACCAAACGCCTTTATCAGTTGAGGGATATAGAACGGCTCAAAGCACAGATTGCACAGGTCAATGGGGAACTCGCGAAAACGGCAACGGCATCGACTTCGGCGCTGGGAACGCTTGCAAATGGCTTTAACACCGTTACAGGCAAGGTCACTGGTACTGTCGGTGCTATCGGAAAGCTCAATACTGCTATCACTGGTGTTGTCGCAGGGATAACGGCAGGCGCTGGCATATTCGCTTTGACAGACAAGGCGATGAAAGCTGGCAATGACTTATATAAGTTATCGACCAGACTTCATACAACGACGGCAGAGGCTTCGCAGCTATCGAAAGTATTTCAGCTATCCGGAACGGATATTAACTCGGTTATTCCGTTGTTTGCGAGACTTGATAAGCAGGCTCTGGCTGCGGCAAAAACTCAAAACTCGTTGTCACAAGCAATGGCTGAGTTTGGATTTACGCTCACAGATGATAAAGGTAACCTGCTGGGCTATCAACAGCAATTAGCGCAGCTGGCCAAAGGTTACCAAAATGCAGTCAAGGCTGGCAGAGAAACTGAATTTGTGACTCAAGCATTAGGAGCGAAGGGGGCGGCATTAGTCCCACTATTACAAGACTATGCGACTAACATGGAGATTATCTCGCGGATCAAAACCACAGGTCTTTTGAATCCGAAAGAGGCGCATGAACTGTATATTGAATGGCAAGCTATGCAGATGCAGGCCGCCCAACTTACAGGTGCGATAGGCCAGGCGATGATGCCAATTGCGAAAGAGATGATGCCAGAGATAACACAGGGATTTGCTGACTGTGCAAAACTGATTGCAGAGAATAAAGAAGGTATCAAGGAATTTGGCACGGCGGCAGGGGATGTTATTGGTGGCCTTGCTAAGGCAGTTGTTTCGTTGACTGGGGCATTGGGTGATTTGAAAAAAGCCTGGAATGATATTTCCGGACTAGGTGAGGACGAAAAAATCATCCGTGCAAATGGCGGCGGAGCTGGGCTTGATAAATCAAAAATCCCTGCCATTATTTCTGGCGTTATTGGCGGCGGGATGCTTGCTGGAATCCCTGGAGCTATTGTTGGTGGTATAGGCATGTCCTTCCTTGGGGAAGATGCTGCAATTCTTGGCGCGAAAGCTGGCATCAGGGGTAAAGATTGGGAGAATTACGAATACCTTGCTCAGAAAAAAGAACTGGAACGGCAAGAGCTGGAATCTAAAAAAGCTCTGGAAAAACAGAAGCAGGAATTGACACGGCAGACAGTTGGTGAATCTGTAAAACTTGAAGAGGATGCTGCCAAAGTTCGGGAAGAATTGGAAACCAATCTTGCTAAAGCAACCAGCGAAAAGCTAAAAGAACAGCTCGAAGCTATCAAGGATAAAGTCGAAGCATCTGTTGCAGAAGGTAAAACTGAGGCCGCTGCATGGGTATCTGTTGCCGACGATATCAAGAAAGCCATGAAAGCGGCCGCTAAAGAGGCTCAGGAGGCAAATAAGGCGCTGACACGCAGCATTGCTGGTCTGTCTATGAGCGATTTGGGTAAATCCCTGTATGGTGTAGATACGGCCGCAGAGGATACCTTGAAAAAAGGAGCGGACCCCGGTCTCGTTGCGCAGGAAGCGGCTCTCAAGAAGGGCAAAATCATGCAGCAGTTTGAAAAAGAAACTGCCGAATACCTTGATGGCATCTATGCGGATTCGCTTACCAAGAGGCTGAACCAGATTGAGCGAGAGAAGAAGGCGTGGATCCAGAAGGGCATGGATGAGGTCACGGCGACCAGAGCAGCAGAAGCGCAAAAGCAGCAGGCTGTTAATGACTCCATTAAAAACATGTTCACGTCGCAGAAAAAGTATCTGGACATCTATCGGCAGGCAATGCGTGGACAGACGATGGGAAATAACGGCATGTATGATTTCACCCAGTCACAGGGGAATCGTCAGCAGAACGCGATAAGAGCGTTGCGGGCGGCTATGATGCAAGAGGCTGGTGTGAATCCGTGGGAACGAACAACGATGGCCGAGGTGCAAGGGTTTCAGCAGGCCATGAAATCGGCTAACGAGTGGGGTTCATCACTGCTCAAAGACGGTGGTGGAATGGCGAATGTCGCAAATGCGATTACACAGTCAAATTCTGAGGTGACGAATATATTAGGTCAGATTAGTCCGGAGGTGTCGCAGGCTAATTCTAATCTATCCAGTATTTTGACAGCAGTACAGAGCCGTCAGAATGCGACTCCCCAGATTACCGTGAGTCCGTCTATCAATGTGAATTTGGGTGGGGCTTATGTCTTCGACAACACCATGAAAAAACAGCTGACGGACGATATCACGAACCAAGTATCTAATGCTGTTACGGATGCTGTTCGCGATGCGACGAATCGTGTGAACACGAGTTTTAGCAATTAAGGGGGTGCTGATGTGAAAATCAAAATAAACAATATCGAAAGTTATCGCTCCCCCGAGTCCTGTACTGTACACGTAGATGACCGAATAGAACGGATACAGCTGATAAACGGAAACACAGTACAGGATTATGGGCATATTGATAGCGGCGATTATTTTTCCCTGTCCTGTCTTTTCTCGAAAGCGGCATATGATTTAATTGCGGCATTATGGCAGGCTCGAACGCTAGTGACGTTTACAGATGAGTCTGGTGCTGTATGGAGTAATTGCAGAATTGTCATTAAGTCGTGGAGTTATCAGCCGCGATTCCCAGGTTATATTTTACTTGAGTTTGAAGTTTGGAGGGTATAAAATGTCTGGCGAATATATCAACATTTACAAAAACAATCCTACGGCCGGTGGAACGGATGGAACTGTTGTTAGTACAGACGGAGACTACACTTCACCCATTAATGTAACACTGGACGCATCGATAAGCGAAAGTAAGAAAATAAAACTGGCTGTCCGCTGTGAGTCCGGATACGAGACATCTGGGAATACTGTTATCTCGGATAACGGCGATGTAGACGACCGGTGGAAATTGAGCCTAACAGAAAACGGCACGTATGCGGATAGTATTACAATATCTACGACGATCGACGATACAAATACTGTTTTTTGGGCGCAGGCATCCAGTGACAGTACAGAGACTCCGACAACAGACCGTAGCGTTAGCCTGAGAGTAGCTACGGTTATCGCGGCAGTATAAAGGGGTGGCTCCAATGGAAATTGGACTTCGCTTTAACGGCACAGATTCATTTTGTACGATTCCTGTTTCTGTCACAAATACGTCTTCATGGGAAATGACAATTGATTTAGTGACAGACGATTCTAGCAGCTCTAGTAATTATATATACCATCAATCTTGTATTTTCGGGTATGACAGCGGCGGATATAAATCACGAGATTTTCATGTCGATATCAAATCAGGAAAACTGTTTATTTTCAGCGGCTTATTAGGCAGTAATAATCCATCTCAGGTAGTTTCCGGAACAATCACGAATGGTAATGGTGATTTTGGTTGGGATACTGACAGGTTTATTGCGGATGGCGCTATCCATACTATCCGCGTTACGTATGAAAATAGCACTATTTCTGTTTATTTGGATAATGAGTACCTTGGTTATCTAAATACGACCAGAACAATAAATTCCTCAGAACTGTACATAGGATCATCATATACAGGCGAAAAAGTTTACGCTCGATTCGATCTGTATAATTTCAAGCTGAAAATTGATAATGCTGTATCTGTTCAGTACCAGCCAACGTTGAACACTGTCTCTAATATGATATTAGAGGACGGTTCTGGTAATAATAATGACGGTACGTTAAGTGGCACATTTTCAACTGTTGAATCAAATTTCGTTGTCGTTTACGCAGACACAGAACGAATCATAGATGTAGCGGCGATAACAGTTGACGCAGATACTGCTCGGAAAGTACGAAATGCACAGTATGAATGGAGATACGAAAACCCAGGTTCAGCAGAACTGTTGACTATTACCGGTGGTACTACAGTTACGGATGTGGCTGAGTCTGTGTCCTTGACTGGCGAGGCGTTTTATCAGCCAACTAGAAGTGCTTGCTTTGATATACCGGCGACAAAGGAAATTTGGATTCGCTGTGATATTTTTTTCAGTAATATTTACGCCAATAATAACCGTATCCGAATATACAATGACAATTCTACTTACAGTGTTAATGGCTTCTCTACAGATCCAACAACAACTAACAATTATGGGCTTTGGCACAATAACACGAGGCAGTTAGGCAATTATTGTTACGCTAAAAGCAATAGATACCAATTTTTGATGCACATGCTCAGTGACAGTACGGATGGTCTTATTGAGATTTGGACAGGAAAAGAACATCTGTCTTATACGGGTAACGTAAATGGTGGTCTTGATTTTGACAACGTCTATATCCAGATGGACGGTGCCAATATCTAC
It includes:
- a CDS encoding phage portal protein, which gives rise to MWIFDKIKTWLGGPEETRLAMVSSTGNGFYSWNGDLYRSDIIRACLRPFYKSAGKLVPKQVRENSKGETLINPDSYVRVLLEEPNPYMTGQMMQERLAIQFKLNNNAFAFILRDAGGYAREIYPINAVGVQAKYDKNGVLFLEFTMKNGHVLTFYYSDVIHLRQDYGENDVFGSSNMEMLKPLMEVINATDQGMVSSIKNSATIRWLLKFKSPLAEPDKKRQVEMFAKAFLDQSENSTGVAAVDTKADAEQIHPDDKLPNAAQMDRALNRIYNIFGTNEAIVQSKYDEDQWNAYYESEIEPFATQFSHELTRKIFSRRERAHGNRIVFETSSLQYASMANKLNLVQMVDRGSMTPNEWRKVLNLGPIEDGDTPIRRLDTAQVTDGKTAEGGDE
- a CDS encoding head maturation protease, ClpP-related, giving the protein MQTTIEQATTITKQGNRGKLYFYGDIVSSWWGAWDNTDQYPERIRDFLSGQTGPLDIYINSAGGSVCACMAIYNMLSRYQGEKVVYVDGLAASAASVIALAGDKVIIPENAFFMIHHAWTSAVGNVNELENVVGMLRSMDDAMLSVYEAAAAISRDQIIEYMDMEKWFTGAEAAEAFHKISTMPAAEIAAKADDDAMARFKNIPPGLWLAEQKAKAAVEVERERLALLDMKGGCRS
- a CDS encoding phage major capsid protein, which encodes MNYEDYKAQRDELMAQAKAALDAGKVDEAKKARASIEELDTAYEAAQAEAANLAALETGVAKPAAPVAPQAIKAAVAGPVVAVAPAVDEGKAREEMYRTAFAKTLMKRTLTADESDIFAQVNHGAFATVANKASGNQVVIPTTMKQEIWQEMAELHPIIGEVDFTDVPGNLEIPKETGNSGDAAWVDEDTAATSGTLSLSNITLAGHELVKAITVSWKLKTMSIDAFLTYITTKIAERMGAAIANAIVSGKGIPGVGDTFKAQPYGIITRLKGETNTPQVVTYTHGGSVAYANITAALGKIKSGYMDGVKIYAKNSDIWNQLANITTTQKQPIFIPDPTGQTIGRLFGREVVEEDAIPTGSFLIGNVRRAYVMNRNQDVSIYTEEHTLARSTDYMGYAILDGDLLTTKAFVLIKEAAS
- a CDS encoding head-tail connector protein gives rise to the protein MDMTLLKQHLRIDGNEEDELLQSYIDAAELLIRRETGKNYVLDAGEYVDIAGDMLFQQAVKMLVAHWYECRQPLATAVVEVPFAVTQLTSQIAMGGAYYAEDESAEETEGDP
- a CDS encoding head-tail adaptor protein; this translates as MRMKGTLMRMKGTLMRTTMDDLTERISIVYHARTRDSCGNIVDGEDEVRCMVWAKVYPYGARIQEGVERMNQVDYRVVVRYRTDILPDDEVLWRGKRLRMIKPAYDAESARTWTVLECQEVLADGAAT
- a CDS encoding HK97 gp10 family phage protein gives rise to the protein MGRQRKNHYRDKSFSRGHVSTAKTEQVLKELGNHVLDAAKTALGQAAEAVVRDAKSRCPVYAGHKKNGRTYMAAGVNPGALRDSIKAEPNSKGTVYKISADAKSKDGFLYGQIVEFSPRVNRPFLYPALEANREMVIRSVSDAIRQAIARGR
- the gp17 gene encoding tail completion protein gp17, with translation METIELEAQVYTALTNDSALVALLAKGAKSVYHLQAPGDKEDRCPFLVYTPISDVPALAGDDGEISHRVTVRIHITTLDGQYGGIYRQVHRIMEGLGFFRVQAIPYMENGEKTLIVDYRIGVDSTWQQ
- a CDS encoding major tail protein, whose protein sequence is MATVGLKNLYYATLSSDTSSGVTYGTPVKIAGAVSVDMNPSVNFATLYGDDAPFAADSSMSEITVTVESCDLKLEDQAALLGHTVNSTTKQLEAKASDTAPYVALMFEAKKHNGNTRYVKLLKGKFAPTQETMQTKGESVTYTTPKLEGRFVAREYDGAWKRVADSDNTESATLIAGWYSAVEPS